The following coding sequences are from one Gossypium raimondii isolate GPD5lz chromosome 4, ASM2569854v1, whole genome shotgun sequence window:
- the LOC105780498 gene encoding caffeoyl-CoA O-methyltransferase, translated as MATNTTQEQQSEAGRHQEVGHKSLLQSDALYQYMLETSVYPREPEPMKELRELTAKHPWNLMTTSADEGQFLNMLLKLINAKNTMEIGVYTGYSLLATALALPDDGKILAMDINRENYELGLPVIQKAGVAHKIEFKEGPAMPVLDKLVEDEKNHGSYDFIFVDADKDNYLNYHKRLIELVKVGGLIGYDNTLWNGSVVAPPDAPLRKYVRYYRDFVLELNKALAVDPRIEICMLPVGDGITLCRRVK; from the exons ATGGCAACCAACACCACCCAAGAGCAACAATCTGAAGCTGGTAGGCACCAAGAAGTCGGCCATAAGAGCCTTTTGCAAAGCGATGCTCTTTACCAG TATATGTTGGAGACTAGTGTATATCCAAGGGAGCCTGAACCCATGAAAGAGCTCAGAGAGTTGACCGCTAAGCATCCATGGAACCTTATGACTACATCAGCTGATGAAGGTCAATTCTTGAACATGCTTCTTAAGCTGATCAATGCGAAGAATACCATGGAAATTGGGGTTTATACTGGTTATTCTTTGTTAGCCACCGCCCTCGCTTTACCCGATGACGgaaag ATCTTGGCCATGGATATCAACAGAGAAAACTATGAGTTGGGATTGCCTGTAATCCAAAAAGCTGGCGTTGCACACAAAATTGAATTCAAAGAAGGCCCTGCCATGCCTGTTCTTGATAAATTGGTGGAAGAT GAAAAGAATCATGGGTCGTATGATTTCATCTTTGTGGATGCTGATAAAGACAACTACCTCAACTACCACAAGAGGTTGATAGAGTTGGTGAAGGTTGGTGGTTTGATTGGCTACGACAACACACTGTGGAACGGGTCGGTGGTGGCACCGCCCGATGCTCCGCTTAGGAAGTACGTTAGGTACTACAGAGACTTCGTTTTGGAACTCAACAAGGCTCTTGCTGTTGACCCCAGGATTGAGATTTGCATGCTCCCTGTTGGCGATGGAATCACCCTTTGCCGCCGTGTCAAATGA
- the LOC105780581 gene encoding 40S ribosomal protein S16, translating to MAERAPIESVQCFGRKKTAVAVTYCKRGRGLIKINGCPIELVEPEILRFKAVEPILLLGRQRFAGVDMRIRVKGGGHTSQIYAIRQSIAKALVAFYQKYVDEQSKKEIKDILVRYDRTLLVADPRRCEPKKFGGRGARARFQKSYR from the coding sequence ATGGCGGAAAGAGCTCCAATCGAGTCCGTACAATGTTTCGGTCGGAAGAAGACAGCGGTAGCCGTAACCTATTGCAAGAGAGGCCGCGGTCTGATCAAGATCAACGGTTGTCCCATCGAGTTAGTTGAGCCGGAGATCCTCCGTTTCAAGGCCGTGGAGCCTATCCTTCTCCTCGGTCGCCAACGTTTCGCCGGCGTCGACATGAGGATTCGAGTCAAAGGTGGAGGTCACACATCTCAGATCTACGCTATCCGTCAAAGCATTGCCAAAGCCCTCGTTGCTTTTTACCAGAAGTACGTTGACGAGCAAAGCAAGAAGGAGATTAAGGATATTTTGGTCAGGTACGATAGGACTTTGCTGGTGGCTGATCCGAGGAGGTGCGAACCGAAGAAGTTCGGTGGGAGAGGTGCTAGGGCAAGGTTCCAGAAGAGTTACCGTTGA
- the LOC105780878 gene encoding scopoletin glucosyltransferase — protein sequence MATITNNKSTYKKLNTPVFLPFHSQKIFTTMTQQLHIFFFPFMAHGHTIPFIDLAILFATKGVKSTIIATPSNAPHIKKVTHKANKLGYQIDTLVIKFPAVEAGLPDGCDDTDKVPSPDMMPKFFLAVEMLKQPLSDLLKQHCPHCLVADMFFPWTTEVAAMFKIPRIVFHGTCVFSLSAMEHVRLYQPHKSKETFTIPNFPGDDIKMTTAELQDYVKQETWRTKLFNDSKETESECFGVIVNSFYELESVYADHYTDFLGRRAWHVGPISLSTKGVINKAERGKQYSSIEEHECLKWLQSKDRNSVVYICFGSTTNFVDSQLMEIAKGLEASGQQFVWVVRKEKESNDEKGKENWLLEFEKRMEGKGLVIRGWAPQVLILENEAIGGFVTHCGWNSILESVTAGVPVITWPVAAEQFYNEKLSVEVLKIGVGVGARKWKRLVGDFVKSEAIEKAVKEIMVGEKAMEMRNRAKRFADMAKKAVEDGGSSESHLNALIGELSSTAVKTCK from the coding sequence ATGGCTACCATTACCAACAACAAATCCACTTACAAAAAACTCAACACACCAGTCTTTTTACCATTTCACTCCCAAAAAATCTTCACCACCATGACTCAACAGCTTCATATCTTCTTCTTTCCGTTCATGGCTCACGGCCATACTATCCCTTTCATCGATTTAGCCATCCTCTTCGCCACCAAAGGCGTTAAATCGACCATCATCGCCACCCCATCTAACGCACCCCATATTAAAAAAGTAACCCACAAAGCCAATAAACTCGGGTACCAAATCGACACCCTTGTCATCAAATTCCCCGCCGTCGAAGCTGGATTGCCCGACGGATGTGATGATACAGACAAAGTTCCGTCACCGGACATGATGCCTAAGTTCTTCTTAGCTGTTGAAATGCTTAAACAACCTCTTTCTGATCTCCTTAAACAACACTGTCCTCATTGTCTCGTTGCCGACATGTTCTTTCCATGGACGACTGAAGTTGCTGCTATGTTCAAGATTCCGAGGATTGTTTTTCACGGAACCTGTGTTTTTTCCTTATCCGCCATGGAACATGTTCGGTTGTACCAGCCTCATAAAAGTAAAGAAACCTTTACGATACCGAACTTTCCCGGCGACGACATAAAGATGACGACCGCTGAATTACAAGATTACGTTAAACAAGAAACATGGCGGACGAAGTTGTTCAACGATAGTAAAGAAACTGAATCGGAATGCTTTGGGGTCATCGTTAATAGCTTTTACGAGCTTGAATCTGTTTACGCCGATCATTACACTGATTTTTTGGGACGACGGGCGTGGCATGTTGGTCCTATATCGTTATCAACTAAAGGGGTTATTAATAAAGCCGAAAGAGGGAAACAATATTCATCAATTGAAGAACACGAGTGTTTAAAATGGTTACAATCAAAGGATCGAAATTCAGTCGTTTATATATGCTTCGGCAGTACAACAAACTTCGTTGATTCCCAACTCATGGAAATAGCAAAAGGGCTTGAAGCTTCGGGTCAACAGTTTGTTTGGGTAGTgagaaaagagaaggaaagtaatgatgaaaaaggaaaagaaaattggtTGCTTGAATTTGAGAAGAGGATGGAAGGGAAAGGATTGGTTATAAGAGGATGGGCACCCCAAGTTTTGATTCTTGAAAACGAAGCCATTGGTGGGTTTGTCACACATTGTGGGTGGAACTCCATTCTCGAATCGGTGACTGCCGGCGTGCCTGTTATTACTTGGCCGGTGGCTGCCGAGCAGTTTTATAATGAGAAGCTGTCGGTTGAGGTATTGAAGATTGGGGTTGGTGTTGGTGCTCGGAAATGGAAGAGACTTGTTGGGGATTTCGTGAAGAGTGAAGCGATAGAGAAGGCCGTGAAGGAGATAATGGTGGGGGAGAAAGCCATGGAAATGAGAAATAGAGCTAAGAGATTTGCAGATATGGCGAAGAAGGCTGTTGAAGATGGTGGTTCGTCGGAATCTCATTTGAATGCTTTGATCGGTGAACTAAGCTCTACCGCCGTGAAAACATGCAAATAa
- the LOC105781026 gene encoding uncharacterized protein At4g06744, whose amino-acid sequence MGTLSFSTSALLFTIVFHSCLAASNDDPLTGTKREALEIIIGGGGGEAPSPSDEFPPSSPPCKHFQNENGCFENARLAKAYDVIQRFKEKIKVDANSEKYLKTWCGTDVCKYRGIYCDIRPDVKEKAVAGVDFNGAKFAGCDGTLPLDGFFDELDDLAIFHANSNNFTGTVPFKASKIKYLYELDLSNNKIAGGFPMKTLSTMNLTFLDLRYNSLKGTVPQQAFDLTLDVFFINNNNFAPQMLPTNLGDTTAVYLTFANNNFTGSIPASIGKARNLLEVLFLNNQLTGCLPYEIGNLTQSTVFDASSNKLTGPIPYSFGCLKKMQILSLTNNQFYGEVPETVCKLPMLNKLSLSNNYFTHVGPACRGLIEKKKLDVKKNCIYGLPNQRSEKECVEFFLKKKDCPRMETFYWVPCVKHGYDYYKYSEEGKSPAAAPSARTYSTLTPHHRL is encoded by the coding sequence ATGGGTACCCTTTCATTTTCCACTTCAGCTTTGCTCTTCACCATTGTTTTCCATTCATGTTTAGCGGCGAGCAACGATGATCCATTGACGGGGACAAAAAGGGAAGCATTAGAAATAATCATCGGCGGCGGAGGAGGCGAAGCTCCATCTCCTTCCGACGAATTCCCACCGTCTTCACCGCCATGCAAGCATTTCCAGAACGAAAATGGCTGCTTCGAGAACGCAAGGTTAGCCAAAGCCTACGACGTGATCCAAAGGTTCAAGGAGAAAATCAAGGTCGATGCTAATAGCGAGAAGTACTTGAAAACATGGTGTGGAACTGATGTTTGTAAATACAGAGGCATTTATTGTGACATACGTCCCGACGTGAAAGAAAAAGCCGTCGCCGGCGTTGATTTCAACGGAGCTAAATTCGCCGGTTGTGATGGTACACTTCCTCTTGATGGGTTCTTTGATGAGTTAGATGATTTAGCTATATTCCATGCTAATTCAAATAACTTCACCGGCACCGTCCCGTTTAAAGCATCGAAAATCAAGTATTTATATGAACTTGATCTTAGTAACAACAAGATCGCCGGTGGGTTTCCGATGAAAACTCTCAGTACTATGAATTTGACCTTCCTTGATTTAAGGTATAATTCATTAAAAGGTACTGTTCCGCAACAAGCGTTCGATTTAACCCTCGATGTGTTCTTCATCAACAATAATAACTTCGCCCCACAAATGTTACCCACTAATCTCGGCGACACGACGGCCGTTTACCTCACATTTGCTAATAACAACTTCACAGGATCAATCCCGGCGAGTATCGGCAAAGCTCGAAACCTTCTCGAAGTGCTTTTCCTTAATAATCAACTCACTGGGTGTTTACCGTACGAGATCGGAAACTTGACTCAATCGACGGTGTTCGACGCCAGTTCTAACAAGCTTACTGGTCCGATACCGTACTCTTTTGGGTGCTTGAAAAAGATGCAGATTCTCAGTTTGactaacaatcaattttacggtgAAGTGCCGGAGACGGTATGTAAGCTTCCTATGTTAAACAAATTATCTTTGTCGAACAATTATTTCACCCACGTCGGACCGGCTTGCCGGGGTTTgatagagaaaaagaaactcGACGTGAAGAAGAACTGTATCTACGGCCTCCCTAATCAACGATCGGAGAAGGAGTGTGTGGAGTTTTTCTTGAAGAAGAAGGATTGTCCGAGGATGGAAACGTTTTATTGGGTTCCTTGTGTGAAACATGGTtatgattattataaatattccGAAGAAGGAAAGTCGCCGGCGGCGGCGCCCTCGGCTAGAACTTATAGTACTCTTACACCTCATCATCGGCTGTGA